Within the bacterium genome, the region CAAAATGAGCCTAATCATTGAAAAAGAGGGAAAGACAGTAGAGCAGGCCCTGGAAAAGGGTTTGCTGGAACTGGGAGTGCGCCGCGAAGACACCGAAGTGGAGATAGTCTCGCTGGGCTCCTCCGGATTCCTTGGTATCTTCGGCGCCAAGCCGGCCAAGATCCGCATCAAACTGATGCCCCGGCCCAAGGTCAAGAGCATGGTGGAAACCCTGCTGGAGAAGATGGGCATGCCCGGCGAAGTGAAAAGCTTTAGGGAAGAGGGCAACCTGCTGATAGCCAGCATCGACTGCCCCACCGGCGACAAATACCTGAAGGCTAACCGGGGCGCGGCCATCGAGGCCATGGACTACCTGATCAACAAGATCTTCCGGGAATCGGAATACGACATCCGGCTGGATATCGGCGGGTTTTTGGAATCGCAGAACGACGACCTTAAGACCCGGGCCCTGGAACTGGCCGATAAGGTAAAGGCCAGCGGCAAGGAATACGAGATGGAGCCGATGCCGCCCCACAAGCGCAAACTGGTGCACCAGGCCCTGGAGAAGCACGCCGATGTCAAGACACTGGCGGTGGGCAACGGAGACCGGCGCCGGGTGATCATCTCCCTTAAAGGCGCCCCCGGAGCCCCGGCAGAGACCAGGCGGCCGGACCGCAACGACCGGCGCCCGGCAGATCAGCAGCGCGGACCGCGCCGCGACGGACCCCGGCCCGGCGGCAAACCTGCGGCCCAGGCTCCGGCCAGACCGGCCCCCCGGCCCGCTCCCAGACCGGCCGCCCCGATGGCCCCCAAGCCGGCACTCAGACCGGCCCCGGCAGCTCCCAGACCGGCGGCGCCGATGGCTCCCAGGCCGGCCGCCCCCAGACCGGCTGCTCCGTCAGCCCCCAAGCCTGCCGCCATGCCGGAAAGAACCTTCCAGGATCGCAGCCGGCGCCCGGCACCCAAGGCAGCCCCGCCCAGCCCCGCTCCCCCGGAACTCCGGTCGGATAATGCCAGACCCCAGGCCCCGGTGGACATGTCCTCTTTCGCCCCCCGGTCCAAGAAAAAAAATACCAGGTAATGTCAGAATCTTTTAAAATAAAAAGGCTCTCTAAAACTGGGAGAGCCTTTTTTATTTGCCTTGATTTTGAAAATACTTTGTAGTATGCTTAATGTAGAAACCATTTTGACAGGATTTACAGGATTTTTATTTACC harbors:
- a CDS encoding Jag N-terminal domain-containing protein, whose amino-acid sequence is MSLIIEKEGKTVEQALEKGLLELGVRREDTEVEIVSLGSSGFLGIFGAKPAKIRIKLMPRPKVKSMVETLLEKMGMPGEVKSFREEGNLLIASIDCPTGDKYLKANRGAAIEAMDYLINKIFRESEYDIRLDIGGFLESQNDDLKTRALELADKVKASGKEYEMEPMPPHKRKLVHQALEKHADVKTLAVGNGDRRRVIISLKGAPGAPAETRRPDRNDRRPADQQRGPRRDGPRPGGKPAAQAPARPAPRPAPRPAAPMAPKPALRPAPAAPRPAAPMAPRPAAPRPAAPSAPKPAAMPERTFQDRSRRPAPKAAPPSPAPPELRSDNARPQAPVDMSSFAPRSKKKNTR